A genome region from Sphingomonas anseongensis includes the following:
- a CDS encoding FAD-dependent oxidoreductase: MASDLDLVIAGGGPAGMMAGLLFARAGCRVKVLEKHEDFLRDFRGDTVHPSTLELLRELGLLEEFLKRPHDEIRQLTARVADRQIVIADLTHLPVESRFVALMPQWHFLDFLADEARLYLTFELRMEAQAVDLIIDDGRVGGVRLANGEEMRARLTIAADGRSSVLRDKAQLPRVDLGAPIDVLWFRLPKEPTAVNRTGGTFGSGTFVVQLDRGDYWQCAYVVAKGAVDDVRAKGLPAFRRDLSRAVPELAPVVDSLLDWDQVKLLSVTLDRLTRWWRPGLLAIGDAAHAMSPVGGVGINLAIQDAVAAANILAASLAGHEDVDPLLKKVQQRRMFPTRVIQVGQKAVHDRILTPLVMRKAVLDKVPFALGLLDRFPILARIPARLIGLGIRREHIRSPDARLRKAAPPRP, encoded by the coding sequence ATGGCGTCGGACCTGGATCTCGTCATTGCCGGGGGCGGTCCTGCGGGAATGATGGCGGGCCTCCTGTTCGCGCGTGCCGGCTGCAGGGTCAAAGTGCTGGAAAAGCACGAGGACTTCCTGCGCGACTTTCGCGGCGACACGGTCCACCCGTCCACCCTTGAGCTCCTCCGCGAGCTTGGGTTGCTCGAGGAGTTCCTGAAGCGGCCTCACGACGAGATCCGCCAGCTGACGGCGCGTGTCGCTGATCGGCAGATCGTCATCGCGGACCTTACTCACTTGCCAGTGGAGAGCCGCTTCGTCGCCCTGATGCCGCAATGGCACTTCCTGGACTTCCTGGCGGACGAGGCGCGGCTCTATCTGACCTTCGAGTTGCGCATGGAGGCACAGGCTGTCGACCTCATCATCGACGATGGTCGGGTAGGCGGCGTTCGCCTGGCAAACGGAGAGGAAATGCGCGCCAGGTTGACGATCGCCGCCGATGGCCGCTCGTCAGTCCTTCGTGACAAGGCGCAGCTTCCTCGCGTCGATCTCGGTGCGCCGATCGACGTGCTTTGGTTCCGGCTGCCCAAGGAGCCGACTGCCGTGAACCGGACCGGTGGCACGTTCGGATCGGGGACCTTCGTCGTCCAGCTCGACCGCGGCGATTACTGGCAATGCGCCTACGTAGTGGCGAAGGGCGCCGTCGACGATGTCCGGGCCAAGGGGCTCCCGGCCTTCCGCAGAGACCTTTCCCGCGCAGTCCCTGAGCTCGCGCCGGTAGTGGACAGCCTGCTGGACTGGGACCAGGTGAAACTGCTGTCGGTGACACTCGACAGGCTGACCCGCTGGTGGAGGCCGGGGCTCCTCGCGATCGGCGACGCGGCTCACGCAATGTCGCCGGTCGGCGGGGTAGGGATCAATCTCGCGATCCAGGACGCAGTCGCTGCGGCAAATATCCTCGCTGCGTCGCTAGCCGGCCATGAGGATGTCGACCCTTTACTGAAGAAGGTGCAGCAGCGGCGCATGTTCCCGACGCGCGTGATCCAGGTTGGTCAGAAGGCTGTCCACGACCGCATTCTCACCCCCTTGGTCATGCGCAAGGCGGTTCTCGACAAGGTGCCGTTCGCGCTTGGGCTGCTCGATCGATTTCCAATCCTCGCGAGGATTCCCGCGCGGCTGATAGGTCTCGGCATACGAAGGGAGCACATTCGCTCCCCCGATGCGCGGCTCAGGAAAGCTGCGCCTCCGCGGCCATAG
- a CDS encoding CDP-alcohol phosphatidyltransferase family protein, with product MSKVPPAKAGIPFRALVPNAVTALALCFGLTGVSFAISAAYGNDRDWQLALACVIGAGVLDGMDGRIARLLRAESRFGAELDSLSDNVAFGTAPALILFLWSLQTAPSFGWIAALALAVSCALRLARFNARIDSADQPHKSAGFNTGVPAPAGAGLAFVPVFLWLVTGSEWFRAWYVVMPWVLLVALLLISSVPTYSWSSIRIRSGWRLFALAGIALLGAALVTNPWITLLAISLVYLAVLPFSVASYSRVKRRRSAAAASPRRDR from the coding sequence GTGAGCAAAGTCCCGCCAGCCAAGGCTGGAATACCGTTCAGGGCCCTGGTGCCGAACGCGGTGACCGCGCTTGCTCTGTGCTTCGGGCTGACTGGAGTAAGCTTCGCCATATCGGCCGCTTACGGCAACGATCGCGACTGGCAGCTTGCCCTTGCATGCGTGATCGGCGCCGGCGTGCTCGACGGAATGGACGGCAGAATCGCGCGCCTTCTTCGAGCAGAGAGCAGGTTCGGCGCCGAACTGGACTCGTTGAGCGACAATGTCGCCTTTGGCACGGCGCCGGCCTTGATCCTCTTCCTCTGGTCGCTCCAGACAGCGCCCAGCTTCGGCTGGATCGCGGCCCTCGCTCTCGCCGTCAGTTGCGCCCTCAGGCTCGCACGCTTCAACGCGCGGATCGATTCGGCCGACCAGCCCCACAAGTCCGCGGGCTTCAACACCGGCGTTCCAGCGCCTGCCGGCGCCGGCCTCGCCTTCGTCCCTGTGTTCCTGTGGCTGGTGACCGGTAGCGAGTGGTTCCGGGCCTGGTACGTCGTCATGCCGTGGGTCTTGCTCGTCGCGCTGCTGCTGATTTCGAGCGTTCCGACCTACAGCTGGTCGAGCATCCGGATTCGAAGCGGGTGGCGCCTGTTCGCGCTCGCCGGCATCGCACTTCTCGGAGCGGCGCTGGTAACGAACCCGTGGATCACCTTGCTTGCGATTTCGCTCGTCTACCTCGCGGTCCTTCCATTCAGCGTCGCCAGCTACTCGCGGGTCAAACGCCGGCGCAGCGCGGCGGCCGCTTCACCCCGCCGCGACCGCTGA
- the pyrH gene encoding UMP kinase, translating into MTRPRFNRILLKLSGEALMGQGQFGIDPETVKGLASEIAAAKKDRELCVVVGGGNIFRGIAAAAKGFDRTSADYMGMLATVMNSLALQNALENQGVDTRVQSAIPMAAVSEPYIRRRALRHLEKGRVVLFAAGTGNPYFTTDTAAALRAAEMGCDALFKGTSVDGIYTADPKKVSGAKRYEQLSFHRVLSDDLKIMDAAAVALCRDNNIPIVVFNVRQPGNLAQVLAGKGTATIVQNEE; encoded by the coding sequence ATGACCCGCCCGCGCTTCAATCGCATCCTGCTGAAGCTGTCGGGCGAAGCTCTGATGGGGCAGGGGCAGTTCGGGATCGACCCTGAAACCGTCAAAGGACTCGCATCGGAGATAGCCGCGGCCAAGAAGGACCGGGAACTCTGCGTCGTCGTTGGGGGCGGCAACATCTTCCGCGGCATCGCTGCCGCGGCCAAGGGATTCGACCGCACAAGCGCCGACTATATGGGGATGCTTGCGACGGTGATGAACTCGCTCGCGCTCCAGAACGCTCTCGAGAATCAGGGAGTGGACACCCGGGTCCAGTCCGCGATCCCGATGGCGGCCGTCAGCGAGCCCTACATCCGCCGCCGCGCTCTGAGGCACCTGGAGAAGGGCCGCGTTGTCCTTTTCGCTGCAGGTACCGGAAACCCGTATTTTACAACAGACACGGCGGCCGCTCTTCGAGCTGCGGAGATGGGCTGCGACGCTTTGTTCAAGGGCACCAGCGTCGACGGCATCTATACGGCCGACCCGAAGAAGGTATCAGGCGCCAAGCGCTACGAGCAGCTGAGCTTTCACCGCGTGCTCAGCGACGACCTCAAGATCATGGACGCGGCTGCGGTCGCTCTGTGCCGCGACAACAACATTCCGATCGTCGTCTTCAACGTCCGCCAGCCGGGCAACCTGGCGCAGGTGCTCGCCGGCAAGGGCACCGCGACGATCGTCCAGAACGAGGAGTAA
- the tsf gene encoding translation elongation factor Ts yields the protein MAEITAAAVKELRDRTGAGMMDCKKALAETNGEMEPAVDWLRAKGLSAAAKKAGRTAAEGLIGVAVEGNRGAIVEVNSETDFVAKNEQFQDFVRNVAKLALDAGGNVDSLLAASYPAGGTVEEALTNNIATIGENQSLRRSAVLEVNEGAVVSYVHNAVGTGLGKIGVLVALESKASADTLQALGKQVAMHIAAANPLALIGDQLDPELMERERSIALEKAKESGKPQNIAEKMVEGSLAKFRKENALLSQLFVMDNKTPVSDVLGAAAKDAGSPIELAAFVRFQLGEGIEKKQDDFAAEVAAAAGTNKAEPVA from the coding sequence ATGGCTGAGATCACCGCCGCCGCAGTGAAAGAGCTTCGCGACCGTACCGGCGCTGGCATGATGGACTGCAAGAAGGCGCTTGCAGAAACCAATGGCGAGATGGAGCCGGCGGTGGACTGGCTTCGCGCCAAGGGGCTTTCCGCCGCCGCCAAGAAGGCCGGCCGCACGGCCGCCGAGGGCTTGATCGGAGTCGCGGTCGAAGGAAATCGCGGCGCCATCGTCGAAGTGAACTCGGAGACGGACTTCGTCGCCAAGAACGAGCAGTTCCAGGATTTCGTCCGCAACGTCGCCAAGCTTGCGCTGGACGCCGGGGGCAACGTCGACAGCCTGCTCGCGGCCTCCTATCCGGCCGGCGGAACCGTCGAGGAAGCTCTGACCAACAACATCGCCACCATTGGCGAGAACCAGTCGCTTCGGCGCAGCGCCGTCCTTGAGGTGAATGAGGGCGCGGTCGTGTCCTACGTCCACAATGCGGTCGGCACCGGCCTCGGCAAGATCGGAGTCCTCGTCGCTCTCGAAAGCAAGGCGTCGGCCGACACGCTCCAGGCGCTCGGCAAGCAGGTCGCGATGCACATCGCGGCTGCGAACCCGCTTGCGCTGATCGGCGACCAGCTCGACCCCGAGCTGATGGAGCGCGAGCGCTCGATCGCTCTCGAAAAGGCGAAGGAAAGCGGCAAGCCGCAGAACATCGCCGAAAAGATGGTCGAAGGCAGCCTTGCCAAGTTCCGCAAGGAAAATGCCCTGCTGTCGCAGCTGTTCGTGATGGACAACAAGACGCCGGTCTCGGACGTTCTAGGCGCTGCCGCCAAGGACGCCGGCTCGCCGATCGAGCTTGCCGCGTTCGTCCGTTTCCAGCTCGGCGAGGGCATCGAGAAGAAGCAAGACGACTTCGCAGCCGAAGTCGCTGCAGCAGCCGGGACCAACAAGGCCGAACCGGTCGCTTGA
- a CDS encoding NADP-dependent isocitrate dehydrogenase: MAKIKVKNPVVELDGDEMTRIIWQWIRERLIQPYLDIDLLYYDLSIQKRDETEDRITVEAAEAIKKHGVGVKCATITPDEARVKEFGLKKMWKSPNGTIRNILGGVVFREPIVMSNVPRLIPGWTDPIVVGRHAFGDQYKATDFRVPGPGKLTIKWTGNDGDELEFEVFDFPSSGVAMGMYNLDESIRDFAHACLNYGLNRGWPVYLSTKNTILKAYDGRFKDIFEEIYSSEYKAKFEKAGIEYQHRLIDDMVASALKWSGKFVWACKNYDGDVQSDQVAQGFGSLGLMTSVLMTPDGKTVEAEAAHGTVTRHYRMHEQGKATSTNPIASIFAWTGGLKYRGKFDETPDVVRFAETLERVCVETVENGHMTKDLAILVGPEQPWMTTEQFFEAIVHNLEAAMAAEAQLS, from the coding sequence ATGGCCAAGATCAAGGTGAAGAACCCGGTCGTCGAGCTCGACGGCGACGAGATGACCCGAATCATCTGGCAATGGATCCGCGAGCGGCTGATCCAGCCCTACCTCGACATCGACCTGCTCTATTACGACCTCTCGATCCAGAAGCGCGACGAGACCGAAGACCGCATCACCGTCGAGGCCGCCGAGGCGATCAAGAAGCACGGCGTGGGCGTCAAATGCGCGACGATCACCCCGGACGAAGCGCGGGTGAAGGAATTCGGCCTCAAGAAGATGTGGAAGTCGCCCAACGGGACGATCCGCAACATCCTTGGCGGGGTCGTCTTCCGCGAGCCGATCGTCATGTCGAACGTGCCTCGGTTGATCCCCGGCTGGACGGACCCCATCGTCGTCGGCCGCCACGCCTTCGGAGACCAGTACAAGGCGACGGACTTCCGGGTGCCTGGGCCCGGCAAGCTGACCATCAAGTGGACGGGCAACGACGGCGACGAGCTGGAGTTCGAGGTGTTCGACTTCCCCTCCTCGGGGGTCGCGATGGGCATGTACAACCTCGATGAGAGCATTCGCGATTTCGCCCACGCCTGCCTCAACTACGGACTCAACCGCGGCTGGCCGGTCTATCTGTCGACTAAGAACACCATCCTCAAGGCTTATGACGGGCGGTTCAAGGACATCTTCGAGGAGATTTACAGCAGCGAATACAAGGCGAAGTTCGAGAAAGCTGGTATCGAATATCAGCATCGCCTGATCGACGACATGGTCGCCTCGGCTCTCAAGTGGAGTGGCAAGTTCGTCTGGGCCTGCAAGAATTACGACGGCGACGTGCAATCGGACCAGGTCGCCCAGGGGTTCGGCTCGCTGGGGCTGATGACGTCGGTGCTGATGACCCCCGACGGCAAGACGGTGGAGGCGGAAGCCGCGCATGGCACCGTCACGCGCCACTATCGGATGCACGAGCAGGGCAAGGCGACCTCGACCAACCCCATCGCGTCGATCTTCGCCTGGACGGGCGGGCTTAAGTACCGAGGCAAGTTCGACGAGACTCCGGACGTTGTTCGCTTCGCCGAAACCTTGGAGAGGGTCTGCGTCGAGACGGTGGAAAACGGCCATATGACCAAGGACCTGGCGATCTTGGTCGGGCCGGAACAGCCCTGGATGACGACCGAACAGTTCTTCGAGGCGATCGTCCACAATCTCGAGGCCGCTATGGCCGCGGAGGCGCAGCTTTCCTGA
- a CDS encoding cation:proton antiporter codes for MDSEFSTSGFSDALVILGAAGLVIPAFARLRISPIIGFILIGVLVGPAGLGSMSAAYPWLNYITISDAHRIEPFAELGIVLLLFSIGLELSLRRLWSMRRLVFGVGAAELIGCALIIGIGLRMMGQGIPGSIGLGLALALSSTAIVLPLVGTQSAVGRASLGMLLFEDVALVPIVFALGAMSPSATAGVGPLLGTLVLGGAVAVGMLFGGRLLLPVLFAQAARTKNPEIFLAACLLVVIVASMVTSAIGFSAVLGALIAGIVIAETEYRGEVEVITAPFRGLGLGIFLITVGMSVNLRQLVANWESVLAALFAVLAVKAVITAALLRLNGSRTGVAAETGLLMASPSETTLIVLGSATAAQLIQPETAAFWQIVTALGLTVTPLLGKLGRLAGRRIDQRSDTELGEALRQGGAGKVVIVGFGRVGRIVADMLARHDRDYVAVDSDADSVRIGRSQGLPVLFGDVARGVLFERLKVGQPSAVVLTMDDPVLVNRLTKRLRAAFPDIPIIARARDTAQAATLYKSGASQAVPEALEASLLIAETVLVDLGVPMGPVIASIHEKRDELRGQIKEEANLEEKPRLGSRRLRDAT; via the coding sequence ATGGACAGCGAATTCAGCACTTCCGGCTTTAGCGACGCGCTCGTCATCCTTGGCGCGGCCGGGCTGGTGATCCCTGCCTTCGCACGCCTTCGGATAAGCCCGATCATCGGGTTCATTCTCATCGGCGTCCTGGTCGGGCCTGCCGGCCTGGGCTCCATGAGCGCCGCCTATCCCTGGCTGAACTACATAACGATCTCGGACGCCCACCGGATCGAGCCGTTTGCCGAGCTGGGCATTGTCCTATTGCTGTTCTCCATCGGCCTCGAGCTTTCGCTGCGGCGCTTGTGGTCGATGCGCCGCCTGGTCTTCGGCGTCGGCGCTGCCGAGTTGATCGGGTGCGCGCTCATCATCGGCATTGGGTTGCGGATGATGGGCCAGGGCATTCCGGGATCGATCGGCCTCGGTCTCGCGCTCGCCTTGTCGTCGACCGCGATCGTGCTTCCGCTGGTCGGAACGCAAAGCGCCGTCGGGCGGGCTTCGCTTGGCATGCTGCTGTTCGAGGACGTCGCGCTGGTGCCGATCGTTTTCGCGCTGGGCGCCATGTCCCCCAGCGCGACCGCGGGCGTCGGCCCACTCCTCGGAACGTTGGTTCTGGGCGGCGCAGTCGCTGTCGGGATGCTGTTTGGCGGCCGTTTGCTCCTCCCGGTGCTTTTCGCCCAGGCGGCACGCACCAAGAACCCCGAAATATTCCTCGCCGCCTGCCTGCTGGTGGTGATCGTAGCCAGCATGGTTACCTCGGCGATCGGCTTCTCGGCCGTGCTCGGCGCACTCATCGCCGGAATCGTGATCGCCGAAACAGAATATCGCGGCGAGGTAGAGGTCATCACCGCGCCGTTCCGCGGGTTGGGCCTGGGCATCTTCCTGATTACGGTCGGGATGAGCGTGAATCTGCGCCAACTGGTGGCGAACTGGGAGTCCGTCCTCGCGGCGCTCTTTGCCGTCCTTGCAGTGAAGGCGGTGATCACCGCCGCCCTGCTTCGGCTAAACGGCAGCCGCACCGGCGTCGCGGCGGAAACCGGGCTTCTGATGGCTTCGCCGTCCGAAACCACGCTGATCGTGCTCGGCTCGGCCACGGCGGCCCAACTGATCCAGCCTGAGACCGCCGCATTCTGGCAGATCGTCACGGCTCTCGGCCTGACCGTCACACCGCTCCTCGGCAAGCTGGGACGCCTCGCCGGGCGGCGGATCGATCAGAGGAGCGACACCGAGCTCGGCGAGGCGTTGCGCCAGGGCGGTGCCGGAAAGGTGGTGATCGTCGGCTTCGGTCGCGTCGGGCGGATCGTCGCCGACATGCTCGCGCGTCATGATCGCGACTATGTGGCGGTCGATTCAGATGCCGACTCCGTACGCATCGGGCGAAGCCAGGGGCTTCCGGTGCTGTTCGGTGACGTCGCGCGCGGCGTCCTGTTCGAACGGCTGAAGGTCGGACAGCCGAGCGCGGTTGTCCTGACGATGGACGATCCGGTGCTGGTAAACCGGCTGACGAAGCGCCTGCGAGCCGCCTTCCCGGACATCCCGATCATCGCCCGGGCCCGCGACACCGCCCAGGCTGCCACGCTCTACAAGTCAGGCGCGAGCCAGGCGGTGCCGGAAGCCCTGGAGGCATCGCTGCTGATCGCCGAGACGGTCCTCGTCGACCTGGGGGTGCCCATGGGGCCGGTCATCGCCAGCATCCACGAGAAGCGCGACGAGCTGCGCGGGCAGATCAAGGAAGAGGCGAACCTTGAGGAGAAGCCGCGGCTTGGAAGCCGGCGGCTAAGGGACGCGACCTAG
- a CDS encoding phosphatidylserine decarboxylase, with product MPELEKPDSPLATTNTKWRFPSVHPEGRKFLLIAVVATFVVYGGISHFLGWLLVGLTIWIAAFFRDPIRTTPQGANLVIAPADGLVTMIAKVPPPRELAGPDGLTDPEMTRVSIFMSVFDVHINRSPIAGRVRKMAYVPGKFLNADLDKASEENERQHFLIESDDGVLLGVTQIAGLVARRILTFVQQGDVVEAGQRIGMIRFGSRVDVYLPAGTGARVLLGQRAIAGETLIAELGVDSPVAGRSQ from the coding sequence ATGCCAGAGCTCGAAAAGCCCGACAGCCCGCTCGCCACCACCAACACCAAGTGGCGATTCCCGTCCGTCCACCCGGAAGGACGCAAGTTCCTGCTGATTGCCGTGGTCGCGACTTTCGTCGTCTATGGCGGGATCAGCCATTTCCTCGGCTGGCTCCTGGTCGGGCTGACGATCTGGATCGCCGCCTTCTTCCGCGACCCGATCCGCACCACCCCACAGGGAGCCAACCTGGTAATCGCTCCCGCCGACGGCCTGGTGACGATGATCGCCAAGGTTCCGCCGCCGCGCGAGCTCGCCGGCCCGGACGGGCTGACGGACCCCGAGATGACTCGGGTATCGATTTTCATGAGCGTGTTCGACGTTCACATCAATCGTTCGCCCATCGCCGGGCGGGTGCGCAAGATGGCCTATGTCCCTGGCAAGTTCCTCAACGCCGACCTCGACAAGGCAAGCGAAGAAAATGAGCGGCAGCATTTCCTGATCGAGAGTGACGATGGCGTGCTTCTCGGAGTCACGCAGATTGCCGGGCTCGTCGCACGCCGCATCCTCACCTTCGTCCAGCAGGGCGACGTGGTCGAGGCCGGCCAGCGGATCGGGATGATCCGCTTCGGAAGTCGGGTCGACGTCTACCTTCCTGCCGGAACAGGGGCTCGGGTCCTGCTTGGGCAGAGGGCGATTGCCGGCGAGACCCTGATCGCCGAGCTGGGCGTCGATTCGCCGGTCGCCGGGCGGAGCCAGTGA
- the rpsB gene encoding 30S ribosomal protein S2: MAANVVTMQQLLEAGAHFGHQTHRWNPRMKPYIFGDRNGVHIIDLSQTVPLFARALDFVQQTVARGGKVLFVGTKRQAQDPVAEAARSSGQHYVNHRWLGGMLTNWKTISNSIKRFKSLEEQLSGDTAGLTKKEVLQLTRERDKLEKSLGGIRDMGGLPDVMFVIDTNKEELAVKEANVLGIPVVAILDSNSDPSGIAFPVPGNDDASRAIRLYADAIAGAVAAGRTGDAQAKGQDIGEMAEPPAEAALEA; encoded by the coding sequence ATGGCGGCCAATGTCGTCACAATGCAGCAATTGCTCGAGGCTGGAGCGCACTTCGGCCACCAGACCCACCGTTGGAACCCGCGGATGAAGCCGTACATTTTCGGCGACCGCAACGGCGTCCACATCATCGATCTGTCGCAGACCGTGCCTTTGTTCGCGCGCGCTCTCGATTTCGTCCAGCAGACGGTCGCCCGCGGCGGCAAGGTGTTGTTCGTCGGCACCAAGCGCCAGGCGCAGGACCCCGTGGCCGAAGCCGCGAGATCCTCGGGACAGCATTACGTCAACCACCGTTGGCTCGGCGGAATGCTCACCAACTGGAAGACGATCTCGAACTCCATCAAGCGCTTCAAGAGCCTCGAGGAGCAGCTGTCGGGCGACACCGCCGGTCTCACCAAGAAGGAAGTTCTCCAGCTGACCCGCGAGCGCGACAAGCTCGAGAAGAGCCTTGGCGGGATCCGCGACATGGGCGGACTTCCGGACGTCATGTTCGTGATCGACACGAACAAGGAAGAGCTCGCGGTCAAGGAAGCCAACGTCCTTGGAATCCCGGTCGTCGCGATCCTCGATTCGAACAGCGATCCGAGCGGAATCGCTTTCCCGGTTCCTGGCAATGACGACGCCAGCCGCGCCATCCGCCTCTACGCCGACGCGATCGCCGGAGCGGTCGCTGCCGGCCGTACCGGAGACGCCCAGGCCAAGGGCCAGGATATCGGCGAAATGGCCGAGCCTCCCGCCGAGGCGGCTCTCGAGGCCTAA
- the alaS gene encoding alanine--tRNA ligase, with protein sequence MTSTNDIRRSFLEFFEKNGHTRVPSAPLVPHNDPTLMFVNAGMVPFKNVFTGLETRPYSQATSSQKCVRAGGKHNDLDNVGYTARHHTFFEMLGNFSFGDYFKDRAIELAWNLITKEWGLSPDRLTATVYHTDDEAFDLWKKISGLPESRIIRIPTKDNFWAMGDDGPCGPCSEIFYDHGEHLPGGPPGSPDEDGDRFVEIWNLVFMQYEQTAGEIVSELPSKSIDTGMGLERIAAVLQGVHDNYETDVFRALIEASESLTSNNSSEKAASHRIIADHLRTSGFLVADGVLPANEGRGYVLRRIMRRAMRHAHLLGASEPLMHRLVPALVAEMGAAYPELVRAQPLIEATLQQEETRFRQTLVTGLKLLDEATTGLGEGGTLAGETAFKLYDTYGFPLDLTEQALIEKGLKVDHEGFDSAMARQKAAARAAWRGSGEKASDDLWFDLAEEFGSTEFTGYSGDEGEGVVLAIVKDGKRVETAEVGDTVQILVNQTPFYGESGGQVGDSGKLTTLKGFSGEVEDTSKPLGKLHVLKTKVVAGELTLGETVQQKVDSERRDRVRANHSATHLLHAALRHRLGTHVTQRGSLVAPDYFRFDFSHPKAMTRDEIEAVEADVNAQIRGNEPVTTRLMTPDEAIGAGAMALFGEKYGDEVRVLSMGADDYSVELCGGTHVRATGDIQLLKIVSESAVSSGIRRIEALTGEAARQWLTDREAKLREAAAALKSSPEEVPARIAALVDDRKRLERELAEAKKALATGGGSKDDGPAPEQVNGHAFLAQVAQGLNPKDLRSTVDGMKQRLGTGIAALVAVNEGRASVAVGVTDDLTGQFNAVELVKCAVAALGGEGGGGRPDMAQGGGPDGAKANDALQAVRDALEKVAA encoded by the coding sequence ATGACCTCGACCAACGACATCCGCCGCTCCTTCCTCGAGTTCTTCGAGAAGAACGGTCACACGCGGGTGCCGTCGGCGCCGCTGGTGCCGCACAACGACCCGACCTTGATGTTCGTCAACGCAGGGATGGTGCCGTTCAAAAACGTCTTCACCGGCCTTGAAACCCGCCCGTATAGCCAGGCGACGAGTTCGCAGAAGTGCGTCCGGGCCGGCGGGAAGCACAACGATCTCGACAATGTCGGCTACACCGCACGGCATCACACCTTCTTCGAAATGCTCGGCAACTTCTCGTTCGGCGATTATTTCAAGGACCGCGCGATCGAGCTGGCGTGGAACCTGATCACCAAGGAATGGGGCCTCAGCCCCGACCGGCTGACCGCGACCGTCTACCACACCGACGACGAAGCCTTCGATCTTTGGAAGAAGATCAGCGGCCTTCCGGAGAGCCGGATCATCCGCATCCCGACCAAGGACAATTTCTGGGCGATGGGCGACGACGGTCCGTGCGGTCCCTGTTCCGAGATATTCTACGACCATGGCGAACACCTGCCCGGTGGCCCTCCTGGGAGCCCAGACGAGGACGGCGACCGGTTCGTAGAGATCTGGAACCTGGTGTTCATGCAGTACGAGCAGACCGCCGGTGAGATCGTCTCCGAGCTTCCGAGCAAGAGCATCGACACCGGCATGGGCCTCGAGCGCATCGCCGCTGTGCTCCAGGGCGTGCACGACAATTACGAGACGGACGTCTTCCGGGCGCTGATCGAGGCTTCGGAGTCGCTGACGTCCAACAATTCCAGCGAGAAGGCCGCGAGCCACCGGATCATCGCCGATCACCTGCGCACCTCGGGCTTCCTTGTCGCCGACGGGGTGCTGCCGGCGAACGAGGGCAGGGGTTACGTCCTTCGCCGCATCATGCGCCGGGCGATGCGTCACGCGCACCTTCTGGGCGCCAGCGAACCTTTGATGCACCGCCTGGTGCCGGCGCTGGTGGCGGAAATGGGCGCCGCTTATCCCGAGCTGGTCCGCGCCCAGCCGCTGATCGAGGCGACGCTGCAGCAGGAGGAGACCCGCTTCCGCCAGACCCTGGTGACCGGGCTCAAGCTGCTGGATGAGGCGACAACCGGGCTCGGCGAGGGCGGCACGCTGGCCGGAGAGACCGCGTTCAAGCTCTACGACACCTATGGCTTCCCACTCGACCTCACCGAGCAGGCGCTGATCGAGAAGGGCCTCAAGGTCGACCACGAAGGGTTCGATTCGGCCATGGCCCGGCAGAAGGCCGCTGCGCGCGCCGCATGGAGGGGGTCGGGCGAGAAAGCTTCGGATGACCTGTGGTTCGATCTGGCCGAGGAATTCGGGAGTACCGAGTTCACCGGCTATTCGGGCGACGAGGGCGAGGGCGTGGTGCTGGCCATCGTCAAGGACGGAAAGCGCGTCGAGACGGCGGAAGTTGGCGACACCGTGCAAATCCTCGTCAACCAGACGCCTTTCTACGGCGAAAGCGGTGGACAGGTCGGTGACAGCGGAAAACTGACCACACTCAAGGGCTTTAGCGGCGAAGTTGAGGATACCTCTAAACCTCTGGGCAAGCTGCATGTTCTAAAGACCAAGGTCGTTGCAGGCGAGCTGACGCTCGGCGAAACTGTCCAGCAGAAGGTCGATTCGGAACGCCGCGACCGCGTGCGCGCGAACCATAGCGCGACTCACTTGCTTCACGCGGCCCTCCGCCATCGCCTCGGCACGCACGTCACCCAGAGGGGCAGCCTGGTTGCGCCTGACTATTTCCGCTTCGACTTCTCCCACCCCAAGGCGATGACCCGCGACGAGATCGAGGCGGTGGAAGCGGACGTGAACGCCCAGATCCGCGGCAACGAGCCGGTCACGACTCGGCTGATGACCCCCGATGAGGCGATCGGGGCGGGAGCGATGGCCTTGTTCGGCGAGAAATACGGCGATGAAGTTCGAGTTCTGTCGATGGGCGCCGACGATTATTCGGTCGAGCTGTGCGGCGGCACCCACGTTCGCGCAACCGGGGACATCCAGCTCCTCAAGATCGTCTCGGAAAGCGCGGTCTCCTCGGGAATCCGCCGAATAGAGGCGCTCACCGGAGAGGCCGCCCGCCAATGGCTGACTGACCGCGAGGCCAAGCTTCGCGAGGCGGCTGCCGCGCTGAAGAGCTCGCCGGAGGAAGTGCCGGCGCGGATTGCCGCGCTGGTCGACGACCGCAAGCGTCTCGAGCGCGAGCTAGCCGAAGCCAAGAAGGCGCTCGCCACCGGCGGCGGCTCGAAGGACGACGGTCCGGCGCCCGAGCAGGTCAACGGCCACGCCTTCCTCGCCCAGGTTGCGCAAGGTTTGAATCCCAAGGACTTGCGGTCGACCGTTGACGGGATGAAGCAACGGCTCGGCACCGGCATCGCGGCCCTTGTGGCCGTGAACGAGGGGCGGGCGAGCGTAGCTGTCGGAGTGACCGACGACCTGACGGGGCAATTCAACGCCGTCGAGCTAGTCAAGTGCGCAGTCGCGGCTCTCGGCGGGGAGGGTGGTGGCGGCCGTCCGGACATGGCCCAGGGCGGCGGACCCGACGGCGCCAAGGCCAACGACGCCCTGCAGGCGGTCAGGGACGCGCTGGAGAAGGTGGCAGCCTAG